One part of the Alphaproteobacteria bacterium genome encodes these proteins:
- a CDS encoding branched-chain amino acid ABC transporter permease LivH (LivHMGF is the membrane component of the LIV-I/LS branched-chain amino acid transporter) → MEYFLQQLINGLTLGAIYGLIAIGYTMVYGIVGMINFAHGEIYMIGAFVSLVAFTILGTFAFANPVLAILIVLIAAIVFTCAYGWTVERIAYRPLRGSFRLAPLISAIGVSIFLQNYVHLLQGAKMKPLQPIVTGGFVMTGDGSFPVRITYLQIGIIIATVVLMAGFTLLIHKTKLGRAQRACEQDRKMAALLGVNVDRTISITFVMGAALAAVAGLIFTLYYGAVDFFIGFLAGLKAFTAAVLGGIGSLPGAMLGGLLIGLIEAFWSAHFPIAYKDVAVFGILVIVLIFRPTGLLGRPDVEKV, encoded by the coding sequence GTGGAGTATTTCCTCCAGCAATTGATCAACGGGCTGACGCTCGGGGCGATCTATGGCCTCATCGCGATCGGCTACACGATGGTTTACGGCATTGTGGGAATGATCAATTTCGCCCATGGCGAAATCTATATGATCGGCGCGTTCGTCTCGCTGGTCGCTTTCACGATCCTGGGGACCTTCGCCTTCGCCAATCCGGTTCTGGCGATCCTGATCGTGCTGATCGCGGCGATCGTGTTCACTTGCGCCTATGGTTGGACGGTCGAACGGATCGCCTATCGTCCGTTGCGCGGGTCGTTCCGCTTGGCGCCGCTGATTTCGGCGATCGGCGTGTCCATTTTCCTGCAGAACTATGTGCATCTGCTTCAGGGCGCCAAGATGAAGCCCTTGCAGCCGATCGTCACCGGCGGCTTCGTGATGACGGGCGATGGCAGCTTCCCGGTCCGCATCACCTATCTACAGATCGGCATCATCATTGCGACCGTCGTTCTGATGGCCGGGTTCACGCTGTTGATCCACAAGACGAAGCTCGGCCGCGCGCAGCGCGCCTGCGAGCAGGACCGCAAGATGGCGGCGTTGCTGGGTGTGAACGTCGACCGCACGATTTCCATCACCTTCGTGATGGGGGCAGCACTTGCCGCCGTCGCGGGATTGATCTTCACACTCTATTACGGCGCGGTGGATTTCTTCATCGGCTTCCTGGCGGGGCTCAAGGCCTTCACCGCCGCCGTGCTCGGCGGAATCGGCTCGCTGCCCGGCGCCATGCTGGGCGGGTTGCTGATCGGCTTGATCGAGGCGTTTTGGTCGGCCCATTTCCCGATCGCTTATAAAGATGTCGCTGTGTTCGGCATTCTGGTGATCGTGCTGATCTTCCGGCCGACCGGGCTGCTCGGCCGCCCGGACGTGGAAAAGGTCTAA
- a CDS encoding sigma-54-dependent Fis family transcriptional regulator yields MRASPAVLVVEDSESTAALYEEYLRSADYRVKTAGTVAAALSLLGSEHFDAVVLDLNLPDGNGLSVLKEVKRQDLPVETLVVTATGTLAVAVEAMREGAFDFVVKPFARDRLLVTMRNALERRRLRAAVETYESEFGRNRYFGLVGAALPMQRVYRIVDSAGPSTAPIFVVGESGTGKEVCADAIHRRSQRAAGPFVALSCATIPKALQGAELFGRDGEPRGGAIARAHGGTLYLEDVAELEIGLQTKLLRWLETGMVESEGGAAQVPSDARIVCGGPRDPRLDVQAGRLREDLFFRLNVISIALPPVREREDDAVLLARHALRRFAAEEGKQFRDIDPAAEYALRTYGWPGNVREIENVMRSVVVLHEGEIVRADMLPLHLAESALQSVPSKAQDAAQTTPAPLPAGAKPAIRPLWITERETIEAAIASCDGNIPRAAAFLEISPSTIYRKKQSWEAIDRGA; encoded by the coding sequence ATGCGCGCCTCCCCTGCCGTGCTTGTGGTCGAGGATTCCGAATCGACCGCTGCCCTGTACGAGGAATATCTACGGTCGGCCGATTATCGCGTGAAGACCGCCGGTACGGTTGCGGCCGCGTTGTCGTTGCTCGGGTCGGAACATTTCGACGCGGTCGTGCTCGACCTTAATCTGCCCGACGGCAACGGCTTGTCGGTGCTGAAAGAGGTGAAGCGCCAGGATCTGCCGGTCGAAACGCTGGTCGTCACCGCGACCGGCACGCTGGCCGTCGCGGTCGAGGCGATGCGCGAAGGTGCCTTCGATTTCGTCGTGAAACCCTTCGCGCGCGACCGCCTGCTGGTCACGATGCGCAACGCGCTCGAACGCCGGCGCTTGCGTGCCGCGGTCGAAACCTACGAAAGCGAATTCGGCCGTAACCGTTATTTCGGTTTGGTGGGTGCGGCCCTGCCCATGCAACGCGTCTATCGCATCGTCGATAGTGCTGGGCCCAGCACCGCGCCGATCTTCGTGGTCGGCGAAAGCGGCACCGGCAAGGAAGTTTGCGCCGACGCGATCCATCGCCGCTCGCAACGCGCCGCCGGGCCGTTCGTGGCGCTATCCTGCGCGACGATCCCCAAAGCCCTGCAAGGGGCGGAATTGTTCGGCCGCGACGGCGAGCCGCGCGGCGGCGCCATCGCCCGTGCGCATGGCGGCACGCTCTATCTCGAAGACGTCGCGGAATTGGAAATCGGCCTTCAGACCAAGCTGCTGCGCTGGCTCGAAACCGGCATGGTCGAAAGCGAGGGCGGGGCGGCGCAGGTCCCGTCCGACGCGCGCATCGTGTGCGGCGGCCCGCGCGATCCGCGTTTGGACGTGCAGGCCGGGCGCCTGCGCGAGGATTTGTTTTTCCGCTTGAACGTCATCTCGATCGCGTTGCCGCCGGTGCGCGAACGCGAGGACGACGCGGTCTTGCTCGCGCGCCATGCGCTGCGTCGTTTTGCGGCGGAAGAAGGAAAGCAATTCCGCGACATCGACCCGGCCGCCGAATACGCGCTGCGCACCTATGGCTGGCCCGGCAATGTGCGCGAGATCGAGAACGTGATGCGCTCGGTCGTCGTGCTGCATGAAGGCGAGATCGTGCGCGCCGACATGCTGCCGCTGCATCTGGCCGAAAGCGCCTTGCAAAGCGTGCCGTCCAAGGCGCAAGACGCGGCGCAAACCACCCCGGCCCCGCTGCCCGCCGGCGCCAAGCCTGCGATCCGCCCGCTATGGATCACCGAGCGTGAGACGATCGAGGCGGCCATCGCGTCTTGCGACGGCAATATTCCGCGCGCGGCGGCGTTCCTGGAAATCAGCCCGTCGACGATCTATCGCAAGAAGCAATCCTGGGAAGCGATCGATCGCGGCGCTTAA
- the livM gene encoding high-affinity branched-chain amino acid ABC transporter permease LivM codes for MPFPQALREALMAAFVALMLAVPLIGFRLADTMQGLAIETRFDWVAWGVGAVFAGRLLLGVLRGRGNPFGLAVKLPALPPNASTMFALVLGVFALVLPFTPLGDRYTVELAITVLIYVMLGWGLNIVVGLAGLLDLGYVAFYAVGAYSYALFAINFGWSFWLCLPIAGVLAAMFGVMLGFPVLRLRGDYLAIVTLGFGEMIRVILLNWKEFSGGSAGLTSIPRPSFFGFPFTANPEPGQTAFHELFGLEFSPLQRIIFLYYLIFALALLTNFFTLRMRKLPIGRAWEALREDEIACRALGINPTNVKLSAFALGAMFGGFAGAFFATRQGFISPESFNFIESAVILAIVVLGGMGSQLGVVIAAAFLILIPELLRDFSQYRMIMFGFAMVLIMLWRPQGLVSHREPSIRLGAKA; via the coding sequence ATGCCGTTTCCGCAGGCCCTGCGCGAAGCGTTGATGGCGGCCTTTGTGGCCCTGATGCTGGCGGTTCCGCTGATCGGCTTCCGCTTGGCCGACACGATGCAAGGCCTCGCCATCGAAACGCGTTTCGATTGGGTGGCGTGGGGCGTCGGCGCCGTGTTCGCCGGCCGCCTTCTTTTGGGCGTGTTGCGCGGGCGCGGGAATCCGTTCGGCCTTGCGGTCAAACTGCCCGCCTTGCCGCCCAATGCCAGCACGATGTTCGCGCTGGTGCTGGGCGTGTTCGCACTTGTGTTGCCCTTCACGCCGCTGGGCGATCGCTACACGGTCGAACTCGCCATCACGGTGCTGATTTATGTGATGCTCGGCTGGGGGCTCAACATCGTCGTCGGGCTCGCGGGGCTTCTCGATCTCGGCTACGTCGCCTTCTACGCCGTGGGCGCCTATTCCTACGCGCTGTTCGCGATCAATTTCGGCTGGTCGTTCTGGCTGTGCCTGCCGATCGCCGGCGTGCTGGCGGCGATGTTCGGCGTGATGCTCGGCTTTCCGGTGTTGCGCTTGCGCGGCGATTATCTCGCCATCGTCACGCTCGGCTTCGGCGAAATGATCCGCGTCATTCTGCTGAACTGGAAGGAATTCTCGGGCGGGTCGGCGGGGCTCACCTCGATCCCGCGCCCCAGCTTCTTCGGCTTTCCGTTTACGGCAAATCCGGAGCCGGGCCAGACCGCCTTCCACGAATTGTTCGGCCTCGAATTCTCGCCGCTTCAGCGCATCATCTTCCTCTACTATCTGATCTTCGCGCTGGCGCTGCTGACGAATTTCTTCACGCTGCGCATGCGCAAGCTGCCGATCGGCCGCGCCTGGGAAGCGTTGCGCGAGGATGAAATCGCATGCCGGGCGCTGGGCATCAATCCGACCAACGTGAAGCTCTCGGCCTTCGCGCTGGGCGCCATGTTCGGCGGTTTCGCGGGCGCCTTCTTCGCCACGCGTCAGGGCTTCATCAGCCCCGAAAGCTTCAACTTCATCGAAAGTGCCGTCATCCTCGCGATCGTCGTGCTCGGCGGGATGGGCAGCCAGTTGGGCGTGGTCATCGCCGCCGCCTTCCTGATCTTGATCCCGGAATTGCTGCGCGATTTTTCGCAGTACCGCATGATCATGTTCGGCTTCGCCATGGTGCTGATCATGCTGTGGCGTCCGCAAGGCCTCGTGTCGCATCGCGAGCCCTCCATTCGATTGGGGGCGAAAGCATGA
- a CDS encoding GNAT family N-acetyltransferase, whose amino-acid sequence MALSIRLLEQTVTRDAAAAALAGLALEAASEGLALDLTAQAGSLFAAFDEGRLVGAAVLELDGRDGRDHAARLVTLIVGRADRRQGAGRALATNAIAHAIAKGRSAIAFETPAGGAGESLARNLGFRSVGIRPDTWRDADGGSIAAALLHLDLRGNELPDISPFRLRTARDADSPAIIDHIAAIWAEYPGCVMDLDEESDLKAVATNYAAEGGAIWVAEDAKGKLAATIAISPCEAAPGGIKLGRLYVAKWARRQGLAAKLLDFAERAARARGASFMELWSDTRFKEAHEFYEARGYTRLPGERALRDASDSYEYHYRKAL is encoded by the coding sequence GACGCCGCCGCCGCCGCCCTGGCCGGGCTGGCGCTCGAAGCCGCGTCGGAAGGCCTCGCCTTGGATCTAACGGCCCAGGCGGGAAGCTTATTCGCCGCCTTCGACGAAGGGCGTTTGGTCGGCGCGGCGGTTCTGGAACTGGACGGGCGCGACGGCCGCGATCATGCGGCGCGTCTCGTCACGTTGATCGTCGGCCGCGCGGATCGCCGCCAAGGGGCGGGGCGTGCCCTGGCGACCAATGCCATCGCCCATGCGATCGCCAAGGGCCGCAGCGCCATCGCGTTCGAAACGCCGGCGGGCGGTGCGGGCGAATCCCTCGCGCGAAATCTCGGCTTTCGCAGCGTCGGCATTCGGCCGGATACGTGGCGCGATGCCGATGGCGGAAGTATCGCGGCAGCGCTTCTGCATCTGGATTTGCGGGGCAACGAATTGCCCGACATCTCGCCCTTCCGCCTGCGCACGGCGCGCGATGCGGACTCGCCCGCGATCATCGACCATATCGCCGCGATCTGGGCCGAGTATCCGGGTTGCGTGATGGATCTCGACGAAGAAAGCGATCTGAAAGCGGTCGCCACGAACTACGCCGCCGAAGGGGGCGCGATCTGGGTCGCGGAAGACGCGAAGGGCAAGCTCGCCGCCACGATCGCGATCAGCCCGTGCGAGGCCGCCCCCGGCGGTATCAAGCTCGGGCGGCTTTACGTCGCCAAATGGGCGCGGCGCCAAGGCCTCGCGGCCAAGCTGCTCGACTTCGCCGAGCGTGCGGCGCGCGCCCGTGGCGCGAGCTTCATGGAACTTTGGAGCGATACGCGCTTCAAGGAAGCCCATGAATTCTACGAAGCGCGCGGCTATACGCGCCTGCCGGGCGAACGCGCATTGCGCGATGCCTCCGACAGTTACGAATATCACTATCGAAAGGCGCTTTAA